ACCACAGGTCGCCGCGCTCGTCGACGAACCCACCGACTGGCTGGCCGGCCGGACCGATGACGAGAAGCTCGCCGAACTCCGGCGGCGTAGCTGCGACGAGGTGCTTCGCGACTTCGCCGAACTCGACGAGGACACCCACCGGTTTCTGCGGTACAGCACGTCGGCGCAGTCGGGCATGACCTTCGACCAGCATCCCGCCCTGGACGCCGCGCTCATCGGCTATCTGGGCCTGGACGGCCTCGGTGTCCGCCCCAGCGGCGCGCCGTGGGACGGGCTGACCCGGACCGGCGCGAGGTTCTTCCCGCACCTGGACCCGCCGATCTACCGTTTCCCGGACGGCAACGCCACGGTCGCCCGCGCGCTGGCCCACCATCTGGTGCCCGACCTGTTCGACGCCGACACCGTCGACGACCGGCTGACCGCCGAGATGTCCGTCGACGCGCTCGACCGGCCGGACAACCAGGTCCGGATCCGGTTGAACGCCACGGCGACCGCGCTGCGCCACGCCGGTCCCGACACGGTCGAGGTCGAGGTCGAGGGGGGCGGGGCAGCCACGATCACGTACCGGGCGCGGGCCGCGATCGTCGCCGCGCCCGCGCACACCACGGCGCTTCTCGTCCCGGAACTCGGGCCGGAGCAGCGGGCCACCGCCGCCGATCTCGGCCGGTACCCGATCGTGTCGGCCTCCGTCGCGTTGCGGAACTGGCGCGCGTGGCAGTCGCTCGGCGTCTCCCGGCTCTCCTGGCCCGGTCACCCCACCTGGCAGATCGCCGGGCTGGAGTTCCCGGTCGCCATCGGCGCCTGCGCGCCGTCGCCGTCACCCGACGAACCGACGACCGCGACCGCGCTCGGCGCGCTCACCGAGGCGGGCACCACCCCCGCCGCCGGTGCGGCCGCCGGCCGTCGTCGGCTGCGCGCCGCCACGGCCCGCCGGGAGATCACCGTCGAACTGCGGCACCTGCTGGCGGAGGCGCTCGCGCCCGGCGGCCTCGTGGCCGACCGCGACATCGCCGACATCCGCGTCGAGCTGTGGCCGCACGGCTACGCCCGGTACGCCACCTCGTGTGACCGTCCCGGCGACGGCAGTGCCACCACCGACGCCAGACGCCGCCTCGCCGACGGTGTCGGACGGATCGCCGTCGCCGGTGTCGACGTCATCGACCATCCCTTCCTCGACGGCGCGATGGAGTCCGCACATCTCGCCGTCACCCGTCTCGCGAACGGGGTGACCGGCCGATGACGACCCCCGTCCCGCGCCACCGACCACGGCACCACCGACCACGGAGGAACGACTCGACATGAGGTTGCTGTTCAGCAGTCTGCCGGCCCACGACCACCTGCTGGAACTGATCCCCGTCGCGGAGGCCGCGAAACGCTGCGGCCACGACGTCGCCATCGCCGTGTCGGGACGCTTCGCCGCCACCGTCGAGGCGCTCGGCATCGAGCACATCACCGCCGGTCCCGACTGGGTCGGCGACTTCCTCGACAGCCTCGACGGTGACGTCCTTCCCGAGGAGATGGAGGACTTCACGCAGAACTTCATGGCCGAGTTGTTCTGCGGAGAGGCGTGTGTCGCCATGGGCGAGGACGTCTCCCGGGCCATCGCGGACTGGAATCCCGACATCGTGCTGCGCGACACCGGTGAACTCGGCGGCTACCTCGCCGCCGAACGGGCCGGGCTGCCGCACGTCACCGTCGGGGTCCTCGACTTCAACGGCATGATGCTCGGCACGGGCGTGGTCGCCGCGCTCGACCGCCGCCGCCAGCAGTTCGGGCTGCCGCCGGACCCGGACGGCCTGCGGCAGTACGCGTACGGCCACCTGAACATGCTGTCCCCGACCTTCGCGCCGGAGGAACTCGAACTGCCCAACGTGTTCACCGTGCGGGTGGACGGCGTCCGGCGCGGCGAGGTGCTGCCGGAGTGGATCGGCGACCTGGTCGACGACAAGCGACCGCTCGTCTACGCCAGCTTCGGTACGGCGGCCTCGACGATCCCCTCCTACGGGCCCCCGCTGGCCAAGGTGATCGCCGGCATGGGCGCGGTGGACGCGAACGTCATCGTCTCCACCGGCAAGGGACTGGACTGGCACGGAAAGGAGATCATCGAAGGGGTCCCGGTGCCGGAGAACGTCCGGGTCGTCGAGTGGGTGCCCCAGGCGCTGCTCATGCGCTCGATCGACATGCTGCTCACCCACGCCGGCCCGGCCACCGCCCGCCAGGCGATCGTCAACGGCGTACCCGTCGTCGCGGTGCCGCTGCTCTTCGACGCCTTCGAGATCGCCAACCGCTTCACGCAGCACGGCATGGGCGTGCAGTTGGACTGGACGAGTTTCACGCCGGAGGACGTCGCGGCGGCGACGACCACCGTCCTCGGCGATCCGGCGTACCGGCGGGCGGCGCGCCGGTTGCAGGCCCGGACGCTGACGGTGCCGCCCATCGACGACGCGGCGGTCGGGTTCATCGAGCGGATCCACGCCGAGAATCCGCGCCGATGACCGGCACCGGCGACCGGGTGCGGTCGCGCATCGCGGCCCGGATGGCACTCACCGACGAGCGGCTCGACCGTCGACTCGCGCTGTTCACGCCGGTCGACGCCGCCGTGGGCGATCTCGTCCGGGCGATCAGCCGCGAGTTCGCGGCCGGCTTCAACGACACACTGCGGGCGTACGATCCGGTGGCGGTGAGCGCACGGGTCGACGGCATGGCGGACGACTACCTCGCCCCGTTCTACGTCGAGGGCGCCGCGATGGCGTTCGCCGCGGCGGGAGCGCTGTATCCGGGCCGGGCCCGTACGGCGCACCGCCGGCTGCTCGCCACGCTGCCCGGCCACCGGTATCTGATCTTCGCCGGTTGGGGCTGGTGGTACGCCGTACGGCCCTTCGCCGCGCAGGCGATGAGGCGCAGCCCGCTCTGGCGTCAAGACGGCCTGTTCACCGGTCTCGGTATCGACGGCATGGCGTTCGCGACGTGTTTCCTCAAGGCCGCGCCACCGCGTTTCGACGTTCCCTGCCCATTCCCCGAGGCGGAGTACCAGGCGTTGTGGTCACAGGGTCATGGTCGGGCGCTCTGGTTCGTCGCCGGTGGTCGACCGGAGGTCATCGAGGACCAGGGCGCCCGGTTGGCCCCTGCGCTCCGTCCGGAGCTGTACGCCGGTCTCGGCCTGGCGACCGCCTTCGCCGGGATGCGCCGGATGCGCTGCCTCCCGGCGGCACCATCGGACCAGGAGACCGAGCGACGGGCCTTCCTCCAGGGCCTGGCGTTCGGCCTGACCGCGCGTCGGGAAGCCTCACCCCGCAGTTTCACGCGGTTCCTCGACCAACTCGACCGGTCCGACGCCGGCTGGGTCACCACCGTCACCGACCGGTGCCTCGCGCCACCCGGGCGGGACACCAGCCGCGACGGCGGCTACGTGGCATGGCAACGTCGGCTGCGCACCGAGATCCCGATCCCGGAACGATCGGCATGAGCAGGCCACGGCACGTCTGCGCCATCCGGGACCCGATCCCCGCCTACCGGCAGGGCATCGCGCGGGAACTCGACAACGCCGGCTACGAGACGGCCGAGCCGGGCGACTGCTACGCCTGGATCCGGCGGTTCCGCCGGGCGGCCCACCCGACCGAGTACCGCCTCGCCGTGCTGCTCTCCATCCGCAGTGACTCCGACGTCGACGTGCTCTCTGCGCTCCGGGCGCACGACGAGCAGGTCGCGCTGCTCGCCCTGCTCGTGGACCCCACCGCCGACGACTACCGACGCGCGCTCGACGCCGGGGCATGGGGTGTCGTCGACTACGCGGCGTCTCCGGACGAGATCGTGGCCGCACTGGAGGCGACGTGGGCCGGCGCCGTCCGGCTGCCCAGGGCGGTCGCCGTCGACCTGCTCAGCCGACCCGCTCCGGCCGAGACGGACCTGTCGGTGGACGAGTCCGACGTGCTGCGTCTGGCGGCGCTGGCCAGCGGATGGAGCGTCGAACGGCTCGCCAGCCACGAGAACTTCTCGACCCGGGCGATGTTCCGGCACCTGCAGGAGCTGTACCGCACACTCGGCGTGTCGAACCGGCACGAGGCCGTGGTGGTCGCCGCCCGGCACGGCCTGCTCGACGGCTCCATGGAGGCCATGCGCCACCGTGCCGAGGACGAGGGTCGTCGTGGGTCCGGCGCCCGAAACGGCACCGCGACCAGGGCGGTGCTGGCCGACGCCCACCGTGCGGATCGGCAGCCGTCCGTCACCGTGTCGGCAGCTCCGAGCCGCCAGTGACGCGGGTCAGGCCGCGGTACGCGCGGCCGGTCGCGGTAGTGGGGTCGGCCCCGACCGCGACTCGCCCGCCACCGCGCCGACCAGGCACACCAGCGCGCTGCGCGCCTGCATGTTGACCTGGTGACTGTGCACCAGCATGGCGATCACCTCGCTGACCGGGCACCACCGGAAGCCCGCCGGTGCGTCGCGGTGGTCGACCAACGCGACGAGGTGCCGGCAGCGACTGTGCAGGAAGCGTCCGCCCTCGTCGGACAGGACCGCGTCGAACAGGACCGCCTCGGCCGGGCTGTCGAGCAGAAGGGCCAGCAGCTCCGCCTCCGCGCCGGACCGTGGCTTCTCGCCACCCGCGATCTGCACGGTCGGACCCAACTCGACGTCGTCGACGAGGCCGGGCTCGGGACATGCCTGCATGAGCAGGTGGAGCTCACCGCCACGGTCGGCGACGGCAAGGCCCACCACGCCCAGTCCGACCGGCCGGATCATCGGTTGGCACCACTGGTCGACCTCGCGTCCCGCCGCGTCGACGCTGACCGCGACGACCTCGAAGCCTGTGCCGTCCTCCCGGCGGAGCGCGTCGGCGCCGCGTCGCCAGCCCTGTAGGTCCGGCAGCGCGACGCGGACGGAGACCGACGACTGCCGGGCGCGCTCGGCCGAGAGCCAGCGGGCCAGCGGCCGGACGTCGCACCGGGCGGCACCGGCCAGGGTTCGGGGCAGGACCGGCAGCCGCGCCCCGGACACGGCGAACTCGCCGGGCAGCGTCCACGGCGCACAGCCCAGGACGGCCCGGGTGTCGGCGTGCACGAGGTCGTCGTCATGCAGCAGCGCCAGCAGGTCGGCGAGGTCGATCCAGCGGAAACCCTCCTGCGGCGCGAACCGTGGGGTCCGGACGATCATCACGCGGTTGCGCTTGCGCCAGAACACGCCACCGTGCTCGGACTGCCGCGAGTCGACGACGACGTCCGCCGTCGCCGGATCGAAAAGGTCCAGATACGGGACCGGTCGGCCACCGTGCACCCGTTCCCGGTTGCTCCGGGTCGCCTGCACGGTCGGCGACAGTTGGATGCCGTTGATGTTGCCGGGTTCGGCCTTCGCCTGGACGAGCGCCGCGTAGCCCCGGTCGGAGGGGGTCACCGCGATCGCCAACAGGCCGATCTCCGGCTGGTCGACCATCGGCTGCATCCACGAGTGGCGGCCGTCCTCGGTCCGCACCCGGTGCCCCCGCACGGCGAAGAACCGACCGCTGCCGTGGGTGAGAGCGGGCTCCTCGGCACCGGTGTTCCAGCCCGGAACCGCATCGAGTGGGAGTCGCGACGGCCGCGCGTACCGGACACCGCCCATCGCCTCACGCCAGTGTCGTATCTCGTCGAGCAGCGACGGGTCGGCACGCGACTCGACGAGATGCGACGGGGTGGCCACCCGGCGGTCAGTCAATCCGCACCTCCGGCACGTAACGGATCCACCGGCCGCCCCGCTCGACGAACTCCTGCTCCTTGGCGACGATCTCGTCGGCGTGGTTCCAGGCGAAGAGCAGGAAGGTGTCCGGGTAGTCGGCGAGGTCCTGCGGGAACGCCTCGACCGGGATGCCGGAACCGGGAGTCGTCCGGCCCTGTTTCTCCGGTGTGGTGTCGTAGACGACCGGTAGCAGTCCCGGCCCGATGTCGCAGTAGTTCAGCACGGTGGCGCTCTTCGCGGTGGCGGCGTATCCGGCGACGCTGCGGCCGGCCTGCTGCTCGTCCATGAGGACGTCCCGAAGTTGCTCGCGGCGGTCGGCGACGCCGGCCGCGAACGCCTGCAACCGGGACAGGTCGTGTGTGCCGGTGCGGTCCTCGGTAGCGATCAGCGCGCCGACGGCGGGCGTGGGGGTACGGCCGTCCCGGGCGAGCGTGTAGCGCACCTCGCCACCGTGGACGCCGAGGTGCTCGACGTCCACCAGCGTGAACCCGTGCAGCGCGGCGATACGCGCGACCGAGGTGGCGGAGAAGAGATAGAAGTGCTCGTCGTAGATCTGGTCGAACGAGCCGAGACGCAGCACGTCACCGAGGTAGGGATCCTCGAAGACCACCACACCGTCGTCGGCCAACACCGTCTCCAGGCCCGTGAAGACTCCGCGCAGGTCGGGGATGTGGCACATGGTGTTCGCCGCGTAGACCACGTCGGCGGGGCCGAACTCGTCGCGTACCCGGGCGGCGGTGGTGGCGTCGAACCACTCCGCACGCGCGTTGACCCTGCGGGCCACTGCCTCGTCCACCATGTTCGCCGCCGGGTCGATGCCGAGGTGTCGGATGCCGCGTGCGGCGACCGTGGCGAGCATGGTGCCGTCGTTGCTGCCGATCTCGACCACGAAGGGATCCGGTGACTCCAGCCCGGCGACCAGGCGCTCGGCGGTCGCGGCGAAGTGCGACGCCATCCGCCTCGACGACGAGGTGCGGAACGGGTACTCCTCGTGGAACATCCGCTCGACCGGAACCGGATCGGCGAGTTGGACGACGTGACAACCGTGGCAGACCACGGCCCTGAGATGAAGCCAGAATTCGTCGGAGGGATCGTCGGGAATGCGGAATGCGTCGGACAGCGGTTGCCGGCCCAGATCCAGGAACTGCGTCACCGCGTCGCCACAGGCTCTGCAAGGCATGTAGCGGATGCTAGGCGCTGACCGGCGGCTCAGCCTGGCGTCCGTCGTGGATCACGCGGACCGCGTCGTGACCGTGTCGGTCCGCGTCATGGGTGCGCCATCTTTTCTGGCGCGCCTGCCGGATCGACTGGCGCGATTCACCGGTGCCCGATTCCGCGATGCGCTCCTAGGGTTGCGATTACGAGCAATCCTCCGGCCAGAGGCGCAGCAACACCGTCAAGACAACTCGCACGAAAGGGCAAAGAGATGATCAAGATCGGTGACATGCTTCTCGAAGAGCTCGACCGCGACCTCCCCAGCGAGATCGCCGACCCGGCCGCCGCCCTTCGGGGCCGCGCCGGACAGGTGCTCGAGGTGATGACGCCTCGGCGCACCTTCGCCGACGGCAGCCGCGGCTACCACGCGATCGCGCAGACCACGATCGAGGTCGTCGCCGGCAAGGACCCCAACGACACGACGATGCCGCGGGAGCGCTTCGAGTTCCCGGAGTCGCACTGCGTCATCCAGCTCCACGACCCGGTGCTCACGCTCAACGGCGCCCTCCGGCTGGACCTCGAGATCAAGTCCTACCGGGCCGAGGCGACCAGTCAGATCCTGTTCCCCGGGCAGAAGGTGGCTCTCGGCGTCGGGCGGTCGTTCGACGTCAACCTGCCGCCGTCGGTCGGCCGCCTGGAGATCCCGCTCGGGATCGACTTCGCCGCCGGTGAGACGGTGCGCAGCCACCAGATGATCTTCCTGGCCGTCGAGACGCCGATGGGTACGCTGCACAACCCGGACGCGGCGCACATGTTCGCGACGGTCAACAAGGTCCCGCCGATCGGCTTCTCCTACTTCCAGGAGGGCCTCGTCCCGATGGCGAACGCCGACAACGAGGTCGTCGCCATCAAGGTGTTCACCGAGACCGCCCTGCGCCGGGTGGTCACGGACTGACCCGTCGCCGGGCAGTTCGCTCGACGCCGCCGCACCCGCCCTCGGGTGTGGCGGCGCTCGCGGTCGGCTGCTGCGGGGGGCAGGTCCGACCGCTCCGAACACTGTCGACAGTGTGGCCTGACCGAGGTGGTGACCCTCGACTTTGCCGCTCGGCGACAGACCGAAATGTATGAAACGCTGCTATCGTACGCCTTCGCCCACCGCCTTGCGCGGTGCAGCAACTGACGAGCAACCAACTGAAGGGACAGCCCAACGTGCCGAACCTGAAGAGTGTCACGGCGGTTCTGCCCGTCTCCGACCACGCCGCTGCCGTTGCCTGGTACAAGCAGTGGATCGGGCGCGGCCCCGACGTCGAGCCCCAGGAGGGCGTGGCGGAGTGGCAGATCGCGGAGAACGCCTGGATCCAGGTCTCGCTGGACCCGGAGACAACCGGCCGGACCAACATCGTCATCGGCGTGGACG
Above is a window of Verrucosispora sp. NA02020 DNA encoding:
- a CDS encoding DUF1702 family protein; the encoded protein is MTGTGDRVRSRIAARMALTDERLDRRLALFTPVDAAVGDLVRAISREFAAGFNDTLRAYDPVAVSARVDGMADDYLAPFYVEGAAMAFAAAGALYPGRARTAHRRLLATLPGHRYLIFAGWGWWYAVRPFAAQAMRRSPLWRQDGLFTGLGIDGMAFATCFLKAAPPRFDVPCPFPEAEYQALWSQGHGRALWFVAGGRPEVIEDQGARLAPALRPELYAGLGLATAFAGMRRMRCLPAAPSDQETERRAFLQGLAFGLTARREASPRSFTRFLDQLDRSDAGWVTTVTDRCLAPPGRDTSRDGGYVAWQRRLRTEIPIPERSA
- a CDS encoding NAD(P)-binding protein, with the translated sequence MTTTPEFDLIVVGAGVAGLSAAFYWITDVDRDARVLIVEAGAQLGGPAIRHTFDVDGRRLVSPGGAQELTFPSAFAPAVRSALATVGVDTDRFHTDTVARHYTDRGAGGHGLAFAASVWGRSHLAAHGPSDAVDLTDAPLAARARPQVAALVDEPTDWLAGRTDDEKLAELRRRSCDEVLRDFAELDEDTHRFLRYSTSAQSGMTFDQHPALDAALIGYLGLDGLGVRPSGAPWDGLTRTGARFFPHLDPPIYRFPDGNATVARALAHHLVPDLFDADTVDDRLTAEMSVDALDRPDNQVRIRLNATATALRHAGPDTVEVEVEGGGAATITYRARAAIVAAPAHTTALLVPELGPEQRATAADLGRYPIVSASVALRNWRAWQSLGVSRLSWPGHPTWQIAGLEFPVAIGACAPSPSPDEPTTATALGALTEAGTTPAAGAAAGRRRLRAATARREITVELRHLLAEALAPGGLVADRDIADIRVELWPHGYARYATSCDRPGDGSATTDARRRLADGVGRIAVAGVDVIDHPFLDGAMESAHLAVTRLANGVTGR
- a CDS encoding VOC family protein; this translates as MQQLTSNQLKGQPNVPNLKSVTAVLPVSDHAAAVAWYKQWIGRGPDVEPQEGVAEWQIAENAWIQVSLDPETTGRTNIVIGVDDIDAHVASLASAGVTAGEIQDFDFIKLTEIVDPAGNKVNFVWENPKYEPPAE
- a CDS encoding class I SAM-dependent methyltransferase; translation: MPCRACGDAVTQFLDLGRQPLSDAFRIPDDPSDEFWLHLRAVVCHGCHVVQLADPVPVERMFHEEYPFRTSSSRRMASHFAATAERLVAGLESPDPFVVEIGSNDGTMLATVAARGIRHLGIDPAANMVDEAVARRVNARAEWFDATTAARVRDEFGPADVVYAANTMCHIPDLRGVFTGLETVLADDGVVVFEDPYLGDVLRLGSFDQIYDEHFYLFSATSVARIAALHGFTLVDVEHLGVHGGEVRYTLARDGRTPTPAVGALIATEDRTGTHDLSRLQAFAAGVADRREQLRDVLMDEQQAGRSVAGYAATAKSATVLNYCDIGPGLLPVVYDTTPEKQGRTTPGSGIPVEAFPQDLADYPDTFLLFAWNHADEIVAKEQEFVERGGRWIRYVPEVRID
- a CDS encoding glycosyltransferase, which translates into the protein MRLLFSSLPAHDHLLELIPVAEAAKRCGHDVAIAVSGRFAATVEALGIEHITAGPDWVGDFLDSLDGDVLPEEMEDFTQNFMAELFCGEACVAMGEDVSRAIADWNPDIVLRDTGELGGYLAAERAGLPHVTVGVLDFNGMMLGTGVVAALDRRRQQFGLPPDPDGLRQYAYGHLNMLSPTFAPEELELPNVFTVRVDGVRRGEVLPEWIGDLVDDKRPLVYASFGTAASTIPSYGPPLAKVIAGMGAVDANVIVSTGKGLDWHGKEIIEGVPVPENVRVVEWVPQALLMRSIDMLLTHAGPATARQAIVNGVPVVAVPLLFDAFEIANRFTQHGMGVQLDWTSFTPEDVAAATTTVLGDPAYRRAARRLQARTLTVPPIDDAAVGFIERIHAENPRR
- a CDS encoding NDP-hexose 2,3-dehydratase family protein; this translates as MTDRRVATPSHLVESRADPSLLDEIRHWREAMGGVRYARPSRLPLDAVPGWNTGAEEPALTHGSGRFFAVRGHRVRTEDGRHSWMQPMVDQPEIGLLAIAVTPSDRGYAALVQAKAEPGNINGIQLSPTVQATRSNRERVHGGRPVPYLDLFDPATADVVVDSRQSEHGGVFWRKRNRVMIVRTPRFAPQEGFRWIDLADLLALLHDDDLVHADTRAVLGCAPWTLPGEFAVSGARLPVLPRTLAGAARCDVRPLARWLSAERARQSSVSVRVALPDLQGWRRGADALRREDGTGFEVVAVSVDAAGREVDQWCQPMIRPVGLGVVGLAVADRGGELHLLMQACPEPGLVDDVELGPTVQIAGGEKPRSGAEAELLALLLDSPAEAVLFDAVLSDEGGRFLHSRCRHLVALVDHRDAPAGFRWCPVSEVIAMLVHSHQVNMQARSALVCLVGAVAGESRSGPTPLPRPAARTAA
- a CDS encoding response regulator transcription factor, with protein sequence MSRPRHVCAIRDPIPAYRQGIARELDNAGYETAEPGDCYAWIRRFRRAAHPTEYRLAVLLSIRSDSDVDVLSALRAHDEQVALLALLVDPTADDYRRALDAGAWGVVDYAASPDEIVAALEATWAGAVRLPRAVAVDLLSRPAPAETDLSVDESDVLRLAALASGWSVERLASHENFSTRAMFRHLQELYRTLGVSNRHEAVVVAARHGLLDGSMEAMRHRAEDEGRRGSGARNGTATRAVLADAHRADRQPSVTVSAAPSRQ